In Camelina sativa cultivar DH55 chromosome 17, Cs, whole genome shotgun sequence, the genomic stretch TTAAATTTGACCAACTAGCTAGATGTAggttgttaagaagaaggatataaaaactatattagCTAGAGAAAATGAGGgaaataaaacattttcataATGTGTAAATCATACCTTTTTTTCCTCCTTTACTCTCTCTTTAAATAATTGAAACGTACCGGCAGGCAGGAGATaattcaattaaataaaataaaacatccGATGCCTCAATTCTCACGCATATCCCATTCGCGTCACGACCACAGATCCTTTGAGCAAAGAGGCTGCGTGAGAGACACGACCAATACAAATGCGTAGATGATGTTGGATAATGGGGGCAATATTGTCTGTTTATATAATCTACGTCCAATAACAtcactttaattattttatttccagctttttttttctttctcttccctcttcttcttgttctcattACACAATATTGATATCAATcaaccctaaaaaaaaacttatcttaTGAATCTACTACTATAAGTAGATCTCTAATCTCTTTTCTACTATTTATATAGACTAGCCGACTTCTTGCTTATTAACCTTTGTGTCTCTCACCATCCCACAAGTGAAACATAGTTATAGAGAGATATAGCTAGAGATTAGCtatttggtttcctttttttaacTTCCTAtacctagagagagagagtatcgatcggagaaagaaaaaaatggcggGAGGAATAGGGTTGGGAGACACGACGTACACGAAGGTGTTTGTTGGAGGACTAGCTTGGGAGACGCAGAAGGAGACGCTCAAGAAGCACTTTGAGCAGTTTGGGGAAATTTTGGAAGCCGTAGTCATTACCGACAAGGCCTCCGGCAGATCCAAGGGATATGGATTCGTACGTACAGTATATACAACTCCTTGTTTCtccttcatatatatatatatatatatatatatagaaagagagagtgatatgtatatatgtatacgGTGTATACTTAATTAGAAAGGGGAAATTATAAGTTAAAGTGGTGATGATCAATGATCAGGTGACATTTAGGGAGGCGGAGGCGGCGAGGAGAGCTTGTGTGGACGCTACTCCGGTGATCGACGGGAGAAGAGCAAATTGCAATCTTGCCTCTCTTGGTCTTCAAAGATCCAAGCCCTCCACTCCTAACCATggttaatatatattatctatctctctctttagaTGGTGCTATGCAAGTTAGATCAAGGAAACAAAAGGGGATAATTCttagttaatatatatggttAGTGAGTATGCAAAGTTggttttattaaattagaaacTTGTGTGACCAAACTATCGAAATTAATAACCTTAATATATAGTTGGTGATTGATGTTAATGGATCATTGTATCGATCATCaaagtgatggtgatgatgatgtttaatGTGTTAGGAGGAGGAGGCAGGATTAACAATATGAGAGTGATGATGGGAACAATGCAGACTGGTTTTGGaccacctcctccaccaccaccaccaccaacttTCCCTCATTATCCCCACCTCCCTCTCAATCTCTTTGGGTATACTCTTCTTTTCCCTACTTTGTTTTTTCCATGtaaaatgataatgatgattAGTACATGCATGCATCAACataacatgatgatgataccATTTGAGACCAAAAGAATGCCAACTCATAAGTTTCAATGCAATTGCATAACATAGCTGGCTGTCCTCTAATGTCTCCATTTTGATTGTGGACCGacactattattatttttagtaatgTAGATAGATAACTCTCTGTAGAGTTTAAATGACTGACAAAGTGGTCAACGGACAgcttgtaaaactaaaaaaatgtacTGATTCCTATTCCATCTTTCACCAATCATTCTACTCTCTCTCCTCACATGCTTCTTTCTATACGTCTTTGTGTCATGACCACGTGCCACGTGCATCCATTCATCTCTGTTGTCACTCTTTAAAAGtgtactctgttttgttttgtaattgaaaaagacacatttgatttgatattcGCAGGTACTCTCCATACTCGCCAGATTACTCATCATTCCCTACGGTCCGTAACTTTTCTTATCTTTCTGACATAATAGTTCGTATAACGAACTTAAGAATCTTTTTTTCTGTCTAAGAGAATCTAACAATTAGCTATTACTTTGGTTTATTCATGATCATAATTCATATATAACATAACCTTAATCTAACAATTAGTTAACATGATGTGTCGCAGAGCTTATACGGCGTGTACGGCTGCAATTCAGGGGGACAATATGGAGTATACGGGAATGGCGGAGGCGGTGGACTAACGGCAGCAGCCGCATCCGCTGCTCCTTTTTATCCTTGTGGCAGTGGTGGACATGGTGGAGTTCACTTCTCTCAGCCACAACCATTTTATCATCACTTGTCTTCTTATAACCCTCACCATTACTCTCCTGCGACCATTTCTATGCAACAAGGTTCGTATCTGacatataagatataaaacaccaaaggcaaaaaaaagatacatatataCGATAATAATATTGTTGACAAGTGTGTTTTGCTGTGCCACAGGTGTAACCGGCTTTCCGCTTCAGCCACCTCTCATTCCTTACCGTTGAAGAAGCTTAGAGTCTCTTTGGTAGCTATCAAGcttcacatcatcttcttcttctcaagtcAAGAGAGCCATTCTATGGTTTAATGGATGATCTCTTGCTAATCTCAACACTTTTTTCCTCTCCTTCTGCTCTAAAAGCCACCTCATTTTATGGAATTTGAGGTGGTTTTTAATTTGCAGACCCCCCCAATGGGATCTCCAATTTTAGATGGTGGTGGTCATGTCGTTTATGTCATATCTCACCTTCTTGCAATTGCATCTTCTCGAGAGAATGGGTTTCTCTTCTAGAAATATTGCTAAtggagcatcatcatcatcaatcactCATGTGCTAAAACTCAAGCTGATGCATGTATCAGCttaatttgttatgttgtttaaGCCTAGGGATGGCTAATCAACAAGACAAAGAAAATGTCTGTTAggattaatgtaaaaaaaaatcaagcacCAAAACTATGTGCTTCTTTAAAGTCTGAAAAATGATATGCatattaagcaaaacaaaaaccctgCAAGCCTTTTTGTTGCATCAACATGTTAGCTAGTCTTAGTAGCTTCCACAAGTCTCAGATGATATTTCTCAAATAAAATGCATTATTCAATGTCTCTGTTTACTGTTAGTTACTACTTGTTAAAAACATTGGGGAGTAACATCCCATAACCCCTAGGATACTATGCCACATCTACGAACTTCATGCTTTTCAGTTTTTACTCTAGAATGTTCAGAAGGATACTGGAAATATAAGGCCAACGATGTAATTACAGTATTGGGAATCAGAACAGTACCTGTTAgggatatatatacattgaaaGACTGGCGCTTTCTTGTCTGATTCCGAGTTTTCTTCACTTTCTGTTCATGTCTGTCTTTACAACTTCATATTGGTTTGGATCTGTAATCAACAAAAGATTTATACTGCAGAGCAATGACCCACTGTACTCACATTTCCTCAATGTTCTCTCAAGTATCCCAATACTTCTCAGTCCGTTTCACACCTTCTAGTGTTGTCTGACTCAAGGGCTAAACATCTTGCGAGAAAATTGTAACCCATCCACAATCACCTCTCAAGTCTATTAATGCAACATCTTGTAAGTAAACACTTTAATGGTCCCAAGCATGAACGATGTGATGGAGCAACAGGAGTGTCAGTGCAGCCCTGTACCACACAAACTGAAGGAAGTGATAATATCTTTGTGCATCAACCGAAATGTACCTCTCTGGGTTTGAACTTGAAATCCTCAGCTTCTACATAAACACACATTTTCTTGGACCTCATAAATGGTGAGTGAGATGAGAATAAAGAAATCATTATCCTGGAAAAAGATTCCACACATCTGAACTTGTCATCAAACTCAAGTTGAGATTGCTATATCAACTAAACCTTGCTTTGTGTTAACCAAGATGCTTTAGGAAAAAAGACTACAGAACAGTCTAAAATCTAAATGCATTTGGAGGAAATGCTAAATACTCTTAAATCAAATTCATGTCTTTAGGGGATTACTGACTACTGAGATCTGCCATTAACTAAATAAGTCCAAAAGAACCAAAACGTATAAATACACTAAACACACTCCcatatggcaaaaaaaaaagaagtgaatgAAATCACAAATGTATCAAATGGCTGAGAGAAATCTAGAAGATGATTCTTACAAGTTAGATCCATGATGAAGACGATCGAAGCATTGcttcaattcaaaaaaagaacaaaaaaaaaaacgaagataCAAGAGAAGCGCGAGGCGCGAGCACTCTTGTCAAGAAGCTTAAACC encodes the following:
- the LOC104756642 gene encoding RNA-binding protein 38 isoform X1 — translated: MAGGIGLGDTTYTKVFVGGLAWETQKETLKKHFEQFGEILEAVVITDKASGRSKGYGFVTFREAEAARRACVDATPVIDGRRANCNLASLGLQRSKPSTPNHGGGGRINNMRVMMGTMQTGFGPPPPPPPPPTFPHYPHLPLNLFGYSPYSPDYSSFPTSLYGVYGCNSGGQYGVYGNGGGGGLTAAAASAAPFYPCGSGGHGGVHFSQPQPFYHHLSSYNPHHYSPATISMQQGVTGFPLQPPLIPYR
- the LOC104756642 gene encoding RNA-binding protein 38 isoform X2 encodes the protein MAGGIGLGDTTYTKVFVGGLAWETQKETLKKHFEQFGEILEAVVITDKASGRSKGYGFVTFREAEAARRACVDATPVIDGRRANCNLASLGLQRSKPSTPNHGGGGRINNMRVMMGTMQTGFGPPPPPPPPPTFPHYPHLPLNLFGYSPYSPDYSSFPTSLYGVYGCNSGGQYGVYGNGGGGGLTAAAASAAPFYPCGSGGHGGVHFSQPQPFYHHLSSYNPHHYSPATISMQQVCFAVPQV